A window of Solanum stenotomum isolate F172 chromosome 3, ASM1918654v1, whole genome shotgun sequence contains these coding sequences:
- the LOC125860670 gene encoding uncharacterized protein LOC125860670: protein MNVKMKLVSLDQQNNHGIMDEENHDSDSSDILSNFSSSDSELLGEEEEGEGDSSDPTSPNSSSSGDSISHDEHTKGALQNMSTLLQELPFKRGLSKHYNGKSQSFTSLSNVRSLEDMAKPENPYNKKLKSCKSYGVFLEGFKSDNLHPPIRSNSSSRLSSKRGSCSSLRAKRNGSFLGNNSRPPAPPHRSTSTTSFTTQTPLFA from the exons ATGAATGTGAAAATGAAATTAGTTTCTTTGGACCAACAAAACAACCATGGGATCATGGATGAGGAAAATCATGATTCTGATTCTTCTGATATTTTGAGTAATTTCTCTTCATCTGATTCGGAGTTGCttggtgaagaagaagaaggagaaggggATTCTTCAGATCCGACTTCTccaaattcttcttcttctggtGATTCAATAAGTCATGATGAACACACAAAAGGAGCTTTGCAAAATATGTCCACTCTTCTTCAAGAACTACCCTTCAA GAGAGGCTTGTCAAAACATTACAATGGGAAATCACAATCATTCACCTCTCTATCAAATGTGAGGAGCTTAGAGGACATGGCTAAGCCAGAAAATCCATACAACAAGAAGCTCAAATCATGCAAGAGTTATGGAGTTTTCTTAGAAGGTTTCAAATCAGATAACTTGCATCCTCCTATTAGAAGCAATAGTTCTTCAAGACTAAGCTCAAAGAGAGGCTCATGTTCATCATTAAGAGCAAAGAGAAATGGAAGCTTTCTTGGGAATAATAGTAGACCTCCTGCTCCTCCACATAGATCAACTAGTACAACTAGTTTTACAACTCAAACCCCTTTGTTTGCTTGA